A genomic segment from Spinacia oleracea cultivar Varoflay chromosome 3, BTI_SOV_V1, whole genome shotgun sequence encodes:
- the LOC110777137 gene encoding heptahelical transmembrane protein 4 — protein MCNQSGQCSSRSRNKQGKGKRLWKKVKYQLVEYHSLPGYLRDNEYIQGHYRANWPLKQAFFSIFSIHNETLNVWTHLIGFFFFLCLTIYTAKKVPEVVDLHSIQHLPDLHKMHADLMTCLPSLPDMSDLHKLREELRTSMPSGWHILELLSNCLPDRFFSGNQTDASVLHNMTDELANVIGPFIRRPVTRWPFFAYLGGAMFCLLASSICHLISCHSERCSYIMLRVDYAGIASLISTSFYPLVYYSFMCHPFFRNLYMGFITVLAIATVMFSLLPQFEKPEFRTIRAVLFSGMGLSGILPILHKNILYWNQPAAIHTTGYELLMGMFYALGALVYATRVPERWMPGKFDIAGHSHQLFHILVVAGAYSHYRAGLVYLQWRDFEGC, from the exons ATGTGTAATCAAAGTGGTCAATGTTCATCAAGAAGTCGAAACAAACAAGGGAAAGGGAAAAGGTTATGGAAgaaagtcaaatatcaattaGTGGAGTACCATTCTTTGCCAGGCTATTTGCGAGACAATGAGTATATTCAAGGTCATTACAGAGCTAATTGGCCATTAAAGCAAGCTTTCTTCAGCATTTTCTCTATCCATAATGAAACCCTCAATGTCTGGAC ACATTTGATtggattcttctttttcttatgTCTGACAATCTACACTGCAAAGAAGGTTCCTGAGGTTGTCGATCTTCATTCAATTCAACATCTTCCTGATCTGCACAAGATGCATGCTGATCTAATGACTTGTCTTCCTTCATTACCTGACATGTCTGATCTTCATAAGCTTCGCGAAGAACTGAGAACATCAATGCCATCTGGTTGGCACATTCTGGAGCTCCTCTCTAACTGTTTGCCAGACCGCTTTTTTAGTGGAAATCAGACTGATGCAAGTGTTCTG CATAACATGACAGATGAGTTGGCAAACGTAATAGGACCTTTCATAAGACGACCGGTAACTCGTTGGCCATTCTTCGCCTACTTAGGAGGAGCAATGTTCTGCTTACTAGCTAGCAGTATATGTCACCTAATATCCTGCCACTCGGAACGCTGTTCATACATCATGCTCAGAGTAGACTACGCCGGAATCGCATCCCTAATCTCAACCTCCTTCTACCCTTTAGTCTACTACTCCTTCATGTGCCATCCCTTTTTTCGAAACCTTTACATGGGGTTCATCACTGTTTTAGCAATCGCGACAGTTatgttctctctcctcccacaaTTTGAAAAACCAGAGTTTCGAACCATACGAGCTGTTTTATTTTCTGGGATGGGACTTTCTGGTATACTTCCTATTCTGCATAAAAACATCTTGTACTGGAATCAACCTGCAGCAATTCATACTACTGGTTATGAGCTTTTAATGGGGATGTTTTACGCACTTGGTGCCCTTGTTTATGCAACTAGAGTTCCTGAAAGATGGATGCCTGGGAAATTCGACATTGCAGGACATAGTCATCAATTGTTTCATATACTTGTTGTTGCTGGT